Proteins from one Escherichia coli genomic window:
- the fpr gene encoding ferredoxin--NADP(+) reductase, with amino-acid sequence MADWVTGKVTKVQNWTDALFSLTVHAPVLPFTAGQFTKLGLEIDGERVQRAYSYVNSPDNPDLEFYLVTVPDGKLSPRLAALKPGDEVQVVSEAAGFFVLDEVPDCETLWMLATGTAIGPYLSILQLGKDLDRFKNLVLVHAARYAADLSYLPLMQELEKRYEGKLRIQTVVSRETAAGSLTGRIPALIESGELESAVGLPMDKETSHVMLCGNPQMVRDTQQLLKETRQMTKHLRRRPGHMTAEHYW; translated from the coding sequence ATGGCTGATTGGGTAACAGGCAAAGTCACTAAAGTGCAGAACTGGACCGACGCCCTGTTTAGTCTCACCGTTCACGCTCCCGTGCTTCCATTTACTGCCGGGCAATTCACCAAACTAGGCCTTGAAATTGACGGCGAACGCGTCCAGCGTGCCTATTCCTACGTTAACTCTCCTGATAATCCCGATCTGGAGTTTTACCTGGTGACCGTCCCCGATGGAAAATTAAGCCCACGACTGGCGGCACTGAAACCGGGCGATGAAGTACAGGTGGTTAGCGAAGCAGCTGGCTTCTTTGTGCTGGATGAGGTCCCTGACTGCGAAACACTGTGGATGCTGGCAACCGGTACAGCGATTGGCCCTTATTTATCAATTCTGCAACTGGGCAAAGATTTAGATCGCTTCAAAAATCTGGTTCTGGTTCACGCCGCACGTTATGCCGCCGACTTAAGTTATCTGCCACTGATGCAAGAACTGGAAAAACGCTACGAAGGGAAACTGCGCATTCAGACGGTGGTCAGTCGGGAAACGGCGGCGGGTTCGCTCACCGGGCGAATACCGGCGTTAATTGAAAGTGGTGAACTGGAAAGTGCGGTGGGCTTGCCGATGGATAAAGAAACCAGCCATGTGATGCTGTGCGGCAATCCACAGATGGTTCGCGATACGCAACAGTTGCTAAAAGAAACCCGGCAGATGACGAAACATTTACGTCGTCGACCGGGCCATATGACAGCGGAGCATTACTGGTAA
- the glpX gene encoding class II fructose-bisphosphatase, with translation MRRELAIEFSRVTESAALAGYKWLGRGDKNTADGAAVNAMRIMLNQVNIDGTIVIGEGEIDEAPMLYIGEKVGTGRGDAVDIAVDPIEGTRMTAMGQANALAVLAVGDKGCFLNAPDMYMEKLIVGPGAKGTIDLNLPLADNLRNVAAALGKPLSELTVTILAKPRHDAVIAEMQQLGVRVFAIPDGDVAASILTCMPDSEVDVLYGIGGAPEGVVSAAVIRALDGDMNGRLLARHDVKGDNEENRRIGEQELARCKAMGIEAGKVLRLGDMARSDNVIFSATGITKGDLLEGISRKGNIATTETLLIRGKSRTIRRIQSIHYLDRKDPEMQVHIL, from the coding sequence ATGAGACGAGAACTTGCCATCGAATTTTCCCGCGTCACCGAATCTGCGGCGCTGGCTGGCTACAAATGGTTAGGACGCGGCGATAAAAACACCGCGGACGGCGCGGCGGTTAACGCCATGCGTATTATGCTCAACCAGGTCAACATTGACGGCACCATCGTCATTGGTGAAGGTGAAATCGACGAAGCACCGATGCTCTACATTGGTGAAAAAGTCGGTACCGGTCGCGGTGATGCGGTAGATATTGCTGTTGATCCGATTGAAGGCACGCGCATGACGGCGATGGGCCAGGCTAACGCGCTGGCGGTGCTGGCAGTAGGCGATAAAGGCTGCTTCCTCAACGCGCCAGATATGTATATGGAGAAGCTGATCGTCGGACCGGGAGCCAAAGGCACCATTGATCTGAACCTGCCGCTGGCGGATAACCTGCGCAATGTTGCGGCGGCGCTCGGCAAACCGTTGAGCGAACTGACGGTAACGATTCTGGCAAAACCGCGCCACGATGCCGTTATCGCAGAAATGCAGCAACTCGGCGTGCGCGTATTTGCTATTCCGGATGGCGATGTGGCAGCCTCAATTCTCACCTGTATGCCAGACAGCGAAGTTGACGTGCTGTACGGTATTGGTGGCGCGCCGGAAGGCGTGGTTTCTGCGGCGGTGATCCGCGCATTAGATGGCGACATGAATGGTCGTCTGCTGGCACGTCATGACGTCAAAGGCGACAACGAAGAAAATCGCCGCATTGGCGAGCAGGAGCTGGCGCGCTGCAAAGCGATGGGCATCGAAGCGGGTAAAGTGTTGCGTCTGGGCGATATGGCGCGCAGCGACAACGTCATCTTTTCTGCCACTGGCATCACCAAAGGTGATCTGCTGGAAGGTATTAGCCGCAAAGGCAATATCGCCACCACCGAAACACTGCTGATCCGCGGTAAATCACGCACCATTCGTCGCATTCAATCCATCCACTATCTGGATCGTAAAGACCCGGAAATGCAGGTGCACATTCTCTGA